A stretch of DNA from Ranitomeya variabilis isolate aRanVar5 chromosome 1, aRanVar5.hap1, whole genome shotgun sequence:
AGAATACTACCGACTGATTCTTCTTTCTGAAGTGATTTTATTAAAGTAAATTTGAGAATATTAGAATATGTTATTCTGGCCAGTGGTCTCACAGATCAGTTACAATCCATGCTCACCACCAGGCAGAACGCAGGTGTACTtgtaatatatgtgtgtgttacaCACAACTTTTAACATGGTCATTCCGGAATCCcatataccccccaaaaaaatttcttCCCATTACAAGTGCCCCAAATAATTCTATATCAATGTACAGCAGATTTTCCAGTTAAGTGACCACCTATCACTAACCCACTAAATGTAACAGGTGCACAAAACAGTAACTGACCCAATACATGTGGATAGAGGATTCAAAATACTAATCACAATCTAGTGAAAAaaaagccccccccaaaaaaaggccagaattcagggcatgctcagaacgttgCGATCAATTTTCTGCTAATTTATATAAAAttaagttagaaaattgcaaatttttctccaagtttcagatttttcataaataaacgcaagtcatatcgaagaaattttactgctaacatgaagtacaatatgtcacgaaaacacagtctcagaatcagtgggatccgttgaagcgttccagagctgtaacctcatgaagtgacagtgatcagaattgtaaaaattgtcttggtcattaagcacaaaattgactgtcactaaggggttaaagtgttctTTACAAAGAGCAGCCTTACTGACAATATTATAGTGTCATACAACCTTACCTGTCACGGACGCATTTTGCGCACATAGAACCACCATATGCTCTGCTGACGTGTTTTTTGGTCTTTGAAAGCCTCATGAGCACTTTGGGTCTAACTGCTCGGATCTGAAGAAAAGGAAACATGTCTAATTATTACAATCTTACAATTAAATAAATATGGCCGGTAAGAGCCTGCTCGGGTGGCCAGTAGCAGCTAGTGTGAGGGGCACTCAACCATTGTAGCTACACTGCATATAGTAAATGAACCATGTATATATAACAATCATCGGCCCATCTGCTTGTTGGGGTATGTtcgcacagtcagtaaacgctgtggtttggacgctgtgtacatccgcagcgccCAAccagcagcatccagatgttacagcatagtagatgggatttcaagaaatcccatgcccactatgcgtgcaccgatgcccgcggctcacccgcggagacagacatgtggctcgtctctctagaccgcagcatgtcaatttattttgcgtagactcacccatacaatgtattttacactgtgaatctgcatggttcaatgaacacatgtggaatcacctgcgttcagaagttgacagcgctttggacgcagcggacatgtgctgcgttcaaagcgctgctgattcctgatcgtgggaacatacccttagaatgTGATTCTATGACACATACGCGATGCAGCAGATTTACAGCACTAGTGCACTTCTACATTCATAGCATGTTCTTGCCATGGTAGAGGCAGGTTTCATCACATAAACTGGCACAAAACAGGAATTGACAGACAagcacattgtaaaaaaaaaaaacatgttactGTGACAGTAAGTGAATTTCTGATGGAAAAAAATGACAAATTGTTCCGTAGACACTGGCCAGTTAGAGAAGGCTCTGAGACAATCTTTGACTCTCTCTTCTGCACTATTGGACATGAAAAGAGCATAAGCCTTTAATAATAGCAGAAATTAATGGATGCATTGGTAATGGCAAGTGTGCATGCTCTGCCGATTCAGGCGCCATCCTTCAGCTCTCAGTCCCCAAGTCTATCAATGGGTGACAAGTGTCACACCACCACCTTACTTTCATGACCAGTATTGAATCGAGACATCTCAGCGATTAACACATTTTACCCTCAGTAATATCGATTATTAAATATATGTGGACACTTACACCACGAAGTCTTCCAGGGCAGATGCCACATGCCGATTTGGGGGCTTTGCCAACTTTCTTGGTGTACAGATAAACAATTCTGTTTCCTGGTGTTCGAGACCTAGGAACAAGACCATCCATAAAGTCCATAAACACATGATCTAGAAATGATTGATTACAGGGTATTCCGTAAAATACTTACAGCCGGGTCTTGTTGGAGGCTGTGTTGTAGGACAGCCTACGACGGTATGTCAGGCGTTGAACCATTCTTTAAGATCTACAAGGGAAAAGGGACAGGTCAAGCACTGCTGAAATATTTTCCTTCTCCATAGAGGCGACTGACCCAAAGCAATCATTTTATCTGATAAACCCTCTATAGTGGTTAAAAAGATTTTCCAAAACAGTGTTCATTATTGGCAGGTGCTGAATCATGCCAAATCCTAATAGAGTGTCATTTACACACCTTTGTGCCGGTTCAAGCAATTGTCCGGTAATCGCTCATATGCGATTGCCACTCTGAAAATTAATTTAATGGGGTGACATATTGCCATTTTAAACTTGTGACCACTTTTTAAACATTAAATGCCCACAGTGATAAAAAAACTGGGCTCAGTTTCCTCTCTTGTCTGCATTAATCAGGTCACAACTGAAGCACAGCAACCAATCATTGTACCCCGCTGATGTAGATGGCACGAACCGCTGAGTAGGGGAGTGTTGATTGGGTGCAGCACTGTTCATGTGACGTCACCACTGCTTCCCATCACTGGCCTTGAAAGCTTGTGCCACCTACATAAGCTAGGCACAGTGACTGGATTAAGCATTGATGACATGATGTCACTGCTACTGGAGAAGCGGTGGAGAGACCATGCTGGACCCCTAAGAGGAGAAGTAAAAGCTCAGTTATTTTCTGCGGAACGTGAGCACAACGAGGGCATGCAGCACCCAGGGACAACAGATACACACAGCAACACAGGAACGTGGGTATAACTAGGGCACACAGCACTACAGAGCCCGGCACATGGGTATAACTAGGGCACACAGCACTACAGAGCCCAGCACACGGGTATAACTAGGGCACACAGCACTACAGAGCCCGGCACATGGGTATAACTAGGGCACACAGCACTACAGAGCCCGGCACATGGGTATAACTAGGGCACACAGCACTACAGAGCCCGGCACATGGGTATAACTAGGGCACACAGCACTACAGAGCCCGGCACACGGGTATAACTAGTGCACACAGCACTACAAAGCCCAGCACACGGGTATAACTAGCGCACACAGTACTACAGAGCCCGGCACACGGGTATAACTAGGGCACACAGCACTACAGAGCCCAGCACACGGGTATAACTAGGGCACAGCACTACAGAGCCCGGCACACGGGTATAACTAGGGCACACAGCACTACAGAGCCCAGCACACGGGTATAACTAGGGCACACAGAGCCCGGCACATGGGTATAACTAGTGCACACAGTACTACAGAGCCCAGCACACGGCTATAACTAGTGCACACAGTACTACAGAGCCCGGCACACGGGTATAACTAGGGCACAGCACTACAGAGCCCGGCACACGTGTATAACCAGGGCACACAGCACTACAGAGCCAGCACACGGGTATAACTAGGGCACACAGCACTACAGAGCCCGGCACACGGGTATAACTAGGGCACACAGCCTGGTACACGGGTATAACTagcgcacacacactacagagccCGGCACACGGGTATAACTAGGGCACACAGCACTACAGAGCCCAGCACATGGGTATAACTAGGGCACACAGCACTACAGAGCCCGGCACACGGGTATAACTAGGGCACACAGCACTACAGAGCCCGGCACACGGGTATAACTAGGGCACACAGCACTACAGAGCCCGGCACACGGGTATAACTAGGGCACACAGCACTACAGAGCCCGGCACACGGGTATAACTAGGGCACACAGCCTGGTACACGGGTATAACTagcgcacacacactacagagccCGGCACACGGGTATAACTAGGGCACACAGCACTACAGAGCCCAGCACATGGGTATAACTAGGGCACACAGCACTACAGAGCCCGGCACACGGGTATAACTAGGGCACAGCACTACAGAGCCCGGCACACGGGTATAACTAGGGCACACAGCACTACAGAGCCCGGCACACGGGTATAACTAGCGCACACAGTACTACAGAGCCCGGCACACGGGTATAACTAGGGCACACAGCACTACAGAGCCCAGCACACGGGTATAACTAGGGCACACAGCACTACAGAGCCCAGCACACGGGTATAACTAGCACACAGCACTACAGAGCCCAGCACACGGGTATAACTAGGGCACACAGCACTACAGAGCCCGGCACACGGGTATAACTAGGGCACACAGCACTACAGAGCCCAGCACACGGGTATAACTAGGGCACACAGCACTACAGAGCCCGGCACACGGGTATAACTAGCACACAGCACTACAGAGCCCAGCACACGGGTATAACTAGGGCACACAGCACTACAGAGCCCGGCACACGGGTATAACTAGGGCACAGCACTACAGAGCCCAGCACACGGGTATAACTAGGGCACACAGCACTACAGAGCCCGGCACACGGGTATAACTAGGGCACACAGCACTACAGAGCCCAGCACACGGGTATAACTAGGGCACACAGCACTACAGAGCCCGGCACATGGGTATAACTAGGGCACACAGCACTACAGAGCCCGGCACACGGGTATAACTAGGGCACAGCACTACAGAGCCCGGCACACGGGTATAACTAGGGCACACAGCACTACAGAGCCCAGCACACGGGTATAACTAGGGCACACAGCACTACAGAGCCCGGCACATGGGTATAACTAGGGCACACAGCACTACAGAGCCCGGCACACGGGTATAACTAGGGCACAGCACTACAGAGCCCGGCACACGGGTATAACTAGGGCACACAGCACTACAGAGCCCGGCACACGGGTATAACTAGGGCACACAGCACTACAGAGCCCAGCACACGGGTATAACTAGGGCACACAGCACTACAGAGCCCGGCACATGGGTATAACTAGGGCACACAGCACTACAGAGCCCGGCACACGGGTATAACTAGGGCACACAGCACTACAGAGCCCGGCACACGGGTATAACTAGGGCACACAGCACTACAGAGCCCAGCACACGGGTATAACTAGGGCACACAGCACTACAGAGCCCGGCACATGGGTATAACTAGGGCACACAGCACTACAGAGCCCGGCACACGGGTATAACTAGGGCACACAGCACTACAGAGCCCGGCACACGGGTATAACTAGCGCACACAGCACTACAGAGCCCGGCACACGGGTATAACTAGGGCACACAGCACTACAGAGCCCGGCACACGGGTATAACTAGGGCACACACACTACAGAGCCCGGCACACGGGTATAACTagcgcacacacactacagagccCAGCACACGGGTATAACTAGGGCACACACACTACAGAGCCCGGCACACGGGTATAACTAGGGCACACACACTACAGAGCCCAGCACACGGGTATAACTAGGGCACACACACTACAGAGCCCGGCACACGGGTATAACTagcgcacacacactacagagcccggcacacgggtataactagggcacacagcactatatccaaggcatagagggagccATGGCCCGGGACACGTCACACACAAACTATGGAGGCCGGATCCACGATAGATCCCTCACCGCCGCTACTGCTCGGAGCTGCACAAACATCACTAATATAACGATGCCCAAGGACCAACATGTCCGCCCTCCACCTCAGCGCTCTCAGCCGACATATCTAATACAACCCAGAGCAGGATGGAGAAGGATTCAGCTCGGCGGCGAACATTGAACAGCGGCCATACCTGGTGCCGCCGTCACCGGAAGAGAAAGGAAGGAGGGCAGGAAGGAGCCGAGTGCAGGAGTCACTGCCGGCCACGCCCACTCTGCGCTGCAGCCACCGTACTGAGGCCGGAGGAGGCTACGGAGGCGCAGAGGGGACACGTGTGTAGTGAGAGGCATTGTACACAGTGGTCGGTGACGTCAGAGGACGGTCAGGGCACTGAGGGCAGTGTACAGCCCCGCACAGCCGCTCAGTGCTGGCGGTAGTGACATGGCGGACACTGCGGGCTCCTACACCTTACAATAAGCAGAGTATTTCAGGAAGGGCCGCACTCTTATAGGACG
This window harbors:
- the RPL34 gene encoding large ribosomal subunit protein eL34; the encoded protein is MVQRLTYRRRLSYNTASNKTRLSRTPGNRIVYLYTKKVGKAPKSACGICPGRLRGIRAVRPKVLMRLSKTKKHVSRAYGGSMCAKCVRDRIKRAFLIEEQKIVVKVLKAQAQSQKAK